CGCGTGCTGCCCACCAATACACAGACCCAGGGCCCGAAGCAGGCACAGGATGCGATGATGTCCTCCGACCAGGTTGCCCGCGACCGCACCCTGTGGGAGGGTACCAACGACCTGCACAACGGCAACCTGCTAGCCCTGCCGGTAGGCGGCGGCGAAATCCTGTACCTCGAGCCGATCTACTCGCAGCGCAAGGACCAGGCTTCTGCCTTCCCGAAGCTGTTGCGCGTACTCGTGTCCTATAAGGGCCGCGTAGGCTATGCCCCGACCATCGGTGATGCCCTTGAGCAGGTTGGAATTGATGCCAAGGCCGCCCAGAATATTGAGGAAGTCGACGGCGATTCCGAGGACAAGGACGGCGCCAAGGATGAGGAGAACAAGAAGGAGTCTAAGGACGATAAGCCTTCGGCTCCAGCTTCCGCTCCGTCTTCTTCCGACCAGGCCGGCGCCATCGATGACATCAACAAGGCCCTGAAGGGGCTTGAAGATGCGCGCGATGGCTCCTTCGAGGAATACGGCCGCGCCCTGGATGAGCTCGACAAGGCAGTCGAGTCCTACCAGTCGACGGAGAAGTAGTTCCGGCTTATAGTCGCAACGAATAAGGCACCTGCCCAGCGGATTTGGGTAGGTGCCTTTCCCTATGTATAGTTACATGAGTCGCCGGGACAGAGCGAATACACTTTGTGTTAACGCACTGTTCAAGCGCAGATGATGGAAGTCATCTCGACGCGGGGTGGAGCAGCTCGGTAGCTCGCTGGGCTCATAACCCAGAGGTCGTAGGTTCGAATCCTGCCCCCGCTACCAACTTCCAAGCCCCTACCAGTGCAAACACTGGTAGGGGCCTTAGTTATTTTTTCTTAAGGCGCGCGCTCTGGGACTCAAAATGGGACTTTAGCGGGCTCTTCCGGTTTCGGGATGCGTAGCGGGGTGAAGTAGAACACGACGGGTTCAGCGGGTCACCACAACATGTAGGGGTCCCTGATGTGAAGATGAAAGTTCCTACACAACCATCTAAACCCACCAGGGACCCGTTCTGTGAAGCCTACTGGAAACCTCGTCGCCGACACTATCTGCCGTACCGCGGAAATCGGGCTTGCCATCACCGGTGCCGCTGATGCCGGACCGCTGACCATCATTGAGGCCACGCCATTAGCCGTTATCGGCGTGTGCCCGGACTGCGGACAGTCAGGAAAGCTGCGCGACCACACCACCCGTCGACTCGTTGATCTTCCTGTTGTTGGATTTCCTACTAGGCTGCACGTAACAGTCCCTAGATTCCGGTGCACAGCCACCTCATGTAAGAGAAAGCTCTTCCAAGAATCTTTAACCTGCGCGGATGACGGCGCCAAGCTCACCCACTGGGTCACCCGCTGGATCTTGCAACGCCTTGCTATTGACCGGATGAGTGTGTCAGCTACCGCTAAAGCACTCGGTGTGGGCTGGGACCTGGTCAATAAAGTCGCACTGGACGCCTGCCGCCAGCTTGTCTACGGCGACCCCTGCCACCTAGACGGGGTTCGCGTCCTCGGAGTCGATGAACATGTATGGAAACACACCAGAAAACCAGGCCAGGCATCAAACCTGGTGACCATACTCGTTGACCTCACCCCGCTGGTGGACGGGCGTGGGCCTGCTCGTTTGTTAGACATGCGACCGGGCAGGTCCGCAGATGTGCTCAGCGGATGGCTTAAAGAGCGCAACCCCAGCTTCCGGGAGCAGATACAGGTGGTGACAATGGATGGGTTCACCGGTTATGCCACCGCAGTCGAGGAGCAACTACCACAGGCGGACAAAGTCATGGACCCTTTCCATGTGGTGCATCTGGCAACCGACAAGCTCACTACATGCCGACAAAGACTCCAACGCGAGACCACTGGGCGCCGCGGACGCAAAGATGACCCGCTGTATAAGCACCGGTGCACCCTGTTGACCAGGACGAACTATCTCACCGAGCGGCAAAAGCAACGCTTAGAAATGCTGTGGGCCACCGATGACGACTACGTGGCCCTAGAAGTAACGTGGTTGCTCTACCAAGACATGATCGCAGCGTACGCGCATCCGAAGAAATCGGAAGGCAAAAAGCTCATGGAACGCATCATCCACACCCTGCGTAAAGGATTACCAAAAGGCTTAGAAGAGCTCGCCCAACTGGGATGCACCCTGTGGCGTCGACGCAAAGATGTGCTTGCCTACTTTGATATCGGTGCCTCAAACGGCCCCGTCGAGGCAATCAACGGCAGACTCGAACACCTACGTGGCATCGCCCTAGGATTTAAAAACCTCAACCACTACATCTTGCGGTGCCTGATCCACTCCGGACAACTACAGGACAAAATCAACGCACTCTAAAACCGGAAGGGCCACTAAACCCAGGATGCTTCAGACATTACAGGGTCCAATAATGGGATTCCTAAGGCATTGGCAGCTATATTAATATTTCAGCGGTCTCTTTTCTAGAAGCGCACGCTGTTTCAGTCAAGAACGCGTCTCATCGAATTCGAAGGTACGCAATTAACCTTCTGTCGAATTTAAGGATTCTTTAACAATGATTAAAAAGATTGCCACAGGCATTTCGGCACTTGCTCTTGTTGCTACCCTTGCGTCATGTTCATCGGAGGAAAAGCTCCAGGAAGTTGACGTTAATGGACTTACCATTTCTGCAGCTTGTGAAAAGGTTCGAGAAGCAGGCTGGAGAGTGGATGCAGTGCAAGGGAATGAGAACGACCAAGAATCGTCTGATTGTTCCGACAGTGAACGCAAAGTAGCGGAGGCATGGTTTTCTGATGAAGATGAAACAGTGACCTTGTACTTTGCAAACGCCCCGGTTACAACTGCCGAAGAAGCTCCCATCGATGAAACACCTGTAGAAGAAGAAACCCCCGCTGAGGATCCCACCGCTGAAGACGGTTCTCCGGAAGATTCCACTCATGGTTACCAAGCCATCTACGACGAGTATTCTGCTCGGCTTCAAAACGAATGTCCTAACCTCTCTATGACCGAATGTGCAGAGCTCTCGAACGAAGGAATCTCCGAGATGGCGAAGTATATGTATACCGCCAAGGGTAAGGATGGTCAGTACCAGACCTATGAGGAGTGGTCGCAAAAGCTATACGACGTTTACATGTCGGTTCAGCTCTAATTAAGCACAGTGACTGACGACATCAGCCCGCCTAAGCGTTGCCCTTCGCGCGGTTGTGGGACTTACACAGCAACTCGCAGTTGCTTTCGTCGGTGGCACCACCTTTCGACCACGCAGTGACGTGGTCGGCATCCATCGCAGACAGAGGCCAAATTTTAGCCTTCTTCGCGTCATGTCCGATGGCGCAGTAGGAACAGTTCGAGACCCCTTCGGCCTTAGCCTTGTCGGTCTGCTTCTTGTAAACGTGCGCAACTACACGGATTGGACTGATGTCGACGCTATGCGGGGAGCCTTGAATCTCGGTGAAGAAAGTGGGACTCAAAACGGGACTTAAGAGTCGGTAATCTGCGGTAAAGCTCAGTAGGCGCCAGTATACTGGTACCTCTCTAATCAGCAGGTGAAAGGGCAATAACTGCAGGTGGCTCGAACATGGGGGGTGAGAACCCAGAGGTCGTAGGTTCGAATCCGGCCCCCGCTACCAACTTCCAGGCCCTCATCGGTTCGCCGGTGAGGGTCATTTTTCGTTTTCATCCTCCCGTCTTCAGTCGGCGTGGCCGCACTTATGCACAACAAGCACGTTTCTCTCTTTTGGTTCCCAAAATTCGACAGAACGTGGCTGTAATGCATGTTTTATTAAGCCGTATTGGGGGTGTGGCCCAGCAAAAAATTTTCGTGCATGCTCCCGAACTTTCTGGAACCCTAGAGGGGAGAAGATAAATCTATTTAAAGGAGTACGTAGCAATGGCGAATAACCTAGGCCACGAAGTCGACTTGGACCGCAACGAATACAAGTACCTGGCGTCTGAAGACTCCGTGTCTTCGGCAGCTAAGTCTGGCGCCTCCGCTCAGTCCGGTGCGGCTGCAGCGGGTGCAGGTGTTGCAGCGGCAGGCGCCGCGGGCGCTGCCGGCCTATCCACGCCGGTAGGCAAGCAGGCTGCAGATAATGCAGAGTCCACCGCCAGCAAGTACGAGCCGCAGAATCACGTCGTCGCTGGTGCCGACGAAGAGCATGTAGGTTCCGCCCCGCAGCAGCCAGACCTGCAGGAGAAGCTGGATGAAGATAACTCGGACTACGCTCCAAGCCAGCACATCGTAGGCGAAGCACACGAGGAGCGTGTTGCTACTGCGCCGAACCAGGACAACGTTAACGGTCAGCAGTCCTCTGAGCGTCTGGATCAGCTAAAGGGCAAGGCATCCGAGGCTGGTAGCGCCGTCGGCGATGCGTTCCAGCGCGCTAAGGGCTTCGTGGAGGACAAGGCACACGAGTACCAAGAGGAGTCCACGAAGAAGGGTGGCTTCTTTGACCGAGTCAAGGGCGCTGTGCGCGATGCACGCGAGTCCATCGAGGACAAGCGCAAGAACTAACCAGCGCTGAGATTGAGCCGCTTTCCCGGGTTCGGGGAGGCGGCTTTTGTCGTATATACAATCCTGCTAATCGTCTAAAGCGTGAAGATAGAGCCGGCTAATCAGCAGGCGCCTTGGCACGTCCACGAGGGGGCGCAGGCAGGGGAGGAAGGGCTCTGAGGCGGCGTCTATAAGCAAAAGCGTTCGGCCGTCGCGTAGGCGCTCCAGAGTGAAAGTCTCCTCACCTCGCTCTAGGTGTCCGGGGAGGGTGCCATAGGTAAACCCGCAGCGGCCATCCTCGCGGAAGACCTCTATTACGCGGCAGCGGAAATCCCACGGCCCCAAGCCGAGGGTGACCTCTGCGCCGGGCTCGACTACGGGGTGGGTTGCCCGAACGCGGAATAGCCCGCTGCGTTGGATTGTCCAGCGGAAAAGACGGTGTGCGGCGGCGTCAAAGTCGGCATTGATAACCCGCGACATATGTAGCTGCGGAAAGCCAGAGGTATCGGAATAGGACAGCGGTGTGGGCATATTCTCAATGATAGGGGAGGGGTGATCACCCCCGAAGTCTGGAAGAAATATAACGGCTTGGACACAGTCACAAGAGTTTGCTGCTTCCACAATTCTTTCGTGCCAATATCGAGCTAGCAGGATGTTGACAACGGAAAGTAGGTACCTTGATGCTTCGCATACCGCACCTCAAGAAAGTCCTGG
This genomic stretch from Corynebacterium tuberculostearicum harbors:
- a CDS encoding HNH endonuclease, coding for MSPTFFTEIQGSPHSVDISPIRVVAHVYKKQTDKAKAEGVSNCSYCAIGHDAKKAKIWPLSAMDADHVTAWSKGGATDESNCELLCKSHNRAKGNA
- a CDS encoding DUF1990 domain-containing protein, which codes for MPTPLSYSDTSGFPQLHMSRVINADFDAAAHRLFRWTIQRSGLFRVRATHPVVEPGAEVTLGLGPWDFRCRVIEVFREDGRCGFTYGTLPGHLERGEETFTLERLRDGRTLLLIDAASEPFLPCLRPLVDVPRRLLISRLYLHALDD
- a CDS encoding ISL3 family transposase, coding for MKPTGNLVADTICRTAEIGLAITGAADAGPLTIIEATPLAVIGVCPDCGQSGKLRDHTTRRLVDLPVVGFPTRLHVTVPRFRCTATSCKRKLFQESLTCADDGAKLTHWVTRWILQRLAIDRMSVSATAKALGVGWDLVNKVALDACRQLVYGDPCHLDGVRVLGVDEHVWKHTRKPGQASNLVTILVDLTPLVDGRGPARLLDMRPGRSADVLSGWLKERNPSFREQIQVVTMDGFTGYATAVEEQLPQADKVMDPFHVVHLATDKLTTCRQRLQRETTGRRGRKDDPLYKHRCTLLTRTNYLTERQKQRLEMLWATDDDYVALEVTWLLYQDMIAAYAHPKKSEGKKLMERIIHTLRKGLPKGLEELAQLGCTLWRRRKDVLAYFDIGASNGPVEAINGRLEHLRGIALGFKNLNHYILRCLIHSGQLQDKINAL
- a CDS encoding kinesin, producing the protein MANNLGHEVDLDRNEYKYLASEDSVSSAAKSGASAQSGAAAAGAGVAAAGAAGAAGLSTPVGKQAADNAESTASKYEPQNHVVAGADEEHVGSAPQQPDLQEKLDEDNSDYAPSQHIVGEAHEERVATAPNQDNVNGQQSSERLDQLKGKASEAGSAVGDAFQRAKGFVEDKAHEYQEESTKKGGFFDRVKGAVRDARESIEDKRKN